From a single Parambassis ranga chromosome 2, fParRan2.1, whole genome shotgun sequence genomic region:
- the LOC114432507 gene encoding gamma-aminobutyric acid type B receptor subunit 1-like has translation MAQSFLLIFLALSPLLSVSAYNTSAGCAIIRPPRDGGIRYRGLTQEQIRSVQVLPVDYEIEYICRGSRVIVGPKVRKCLPNGTWTDLSQRSHCLLMCPRVWTSLENGRVSSWPLGPPVEGTVLYYSCLPGFILMGRNTSQCNKMGKWDTPKPVCHYDRHYKGKTWSFFYSHDLFCSKISKWIRSV, from the exons ATGGCACAGTCCTTTCTTCTCATCTTCTTGGCCCTGTCACCTTTACTCAGCGTGTCTGCCTATAATACATCTGCAG GTTGTGCTATCATCCGCCCCCCTAGAGATGGAGGGATAAGGTACAGGGGGCTGACTCAGGAGCAG atccGCAGTGTGCAGGTGCTCCCTGTAGACTATGAAATAGAGTACATCTGCAGGGGCAGCAGGGTGATCGTGGGACCCAAAGTGAGGAAGTGTTTGCCTAATGGTACCTGGACAGACCTGAGCCAACGCAGCCATTGCT TGTTGATGTGCCCTCGTGTGTGGACGTCATTAGAAAATGGCAGAGTGTCATCTTGGCCCCTGGGGCCCCCGGTGGAGGGGACAGTACTGTACTACAGTTGTCTGCCTGGCTTCATCCTGATGGGGCGAAACACATCACAGTGCAATAAGATGGGCAAGTGGGACACACCCAAACCTGTGTGTCATT ATGATCGGCACTACAAAGGTAAGACATGGTCATTTTTTTACTCCCATGATCTTTTTTGTAGTAAAATTTCTAAATGGATTAGAAGTGTATaa